Proteins from one Streptomyces sp. NBC_00289 genomic window:
- a CDS encoding DEAD/DEAH box helicase, translating into MIVLLSVAPGTLESTMTEDLSPAERYAAARKRAVEQATALAGFREMYDFGLDPFQIEACQALEAGKGVLVAAPTGSGKTIVGEFAVHLALQQGKKCFYTTPIKALSNQKYADLSRRYGADKVGLLTGDNSVNSDAPVVVMTTEVLRNMLYAGSQTLLGLGYVVMDEVHYLSDRFRGAVWEEVIIHLPESVTLVSLSATVSNAEEFGDWLDTVRGDTQVIVSEHRPVPLFQHVLAGRRMYDLFEEGEGHKRAVNPDLTRLARMEASRPSYQDRRRGRAMRDADRERERRQRSRVWTPSRPEVIERLDNEGLLPAITFIFSRAACEAAVQQCLFAGLRLNDEEARGKVRALVEERTASIPTEDLHVLGYYEWLEGLERGIAAHHAGMLPTFKEVVEELFVRGLVKAVFATETLALGINMPARSVVLEKLVKWNGEQHADITPGEYTQLTGRAGRRGIDVEGHAVVLWQRGSSPEHLAGLAGTRTYPLRSSFKPSYNMAVNLVEQFGRHRSRELLETSFAQFQADKSVVGISRQVQRNEEGLEGYKESMTCHLGDFDEYARLRRELSDRETELARQGATERRAEAAVALEKLKPGDIIHVPTGKFAGLALVLDPGLPAGRSNGHRGFEQHDGPRPLVLTAERQVKRLASMDFPVPVEAFERMRIPKSFNPRSPQSRRDLASALRTKAGHVPPERARKKRAQAADDREIARLRTAIRAHPCHGCSDREDHARWAERYHRLLRDTSQLERRIEGRTNTIARTFDRIVALLTELDYLRGDEVTVHGKRLARLYGELDLLSSECLRAGVWEGLAPAELAACVSALVFESRSSDDATAPKLPAGKAKAALGEMVRIWGRLDALEEDFRITQTEGVGQREPDLGFAWAAYMWASGKGLDEVLREVEMPAGDFVRWCKQVIDVLGQISAASPAEGSTVGRNARKAVDELLRGVVAYSSVG; encoded by the coding sequence ATGATCGTCCTGTTGTCAGTGGCGCCCGGTACGCTCGAAAGCACGATGACAGAGGACCTCTCACCGGCCGAGCGGTATGCGGCAGCCCGTAAGCGTGCTGTCGAGCAGGCCACCGCGCTCGCGGGATTCCGCGAGATGTACGACTTCGGCCTCGACCCTTTCCAGATCGAGGCCTGCCAGGCACTCGAGGCAGGGAAGGGTGTGCTGGTGGCCGCGCCCACCGGCTCGGGCAAGACGATCGTCGGCGAGTTCGCCGTCCACCTCGCCCTCCAGCAGGGCAAGAAGTGTTTCTACACCACACCCATCAAGGCGCTGTCGAACCAGAAGTACGCCGACCTGAGCCGTCGTTACGGCGCGGACAAGGTCGGCTTGCTGACCGGCGACAACAGCGTCAACTCCGATGCGCCGGTGGTCGTGATGACCACCGAGGTGCTGCGGAACATGCTGTACGCGGGCTCGCAGACCCTCCTCGGCCTCGGCTACGTGGTCATGGACGAGGTGCACTACCTCTCCGACCGCTTCCGGGGCGCCGTGTGGGAGGAAGTGATCATCCACCTGCCCGAGTCGGTCACCCTCGTCTCCCTGTCGGCGACCGTGTCGAACGCCGAGGAGTTCGGCGACTGGCTGGACACCGTCCGTGGTGACACCCAGGTGATCGTCTCCGAACACCGCCCCGTGCCGCTGTTCCAGCACGTGCTCGCCGGACGGCGGATGTACGACCTGTTCGAGGAGGGCGAGGGCCACAAGAGGGCCGTCAACCCCGACCTCACCCGCCTGGCCCGGATGGAGGCCAGCCGCCCCTCCTACCAGGACCGCAGGCGGGGCCGCGCCATGCGGGACGCGGACCGCGAGCGCGAGCGCAGACAGCGGTCCCGGGTGTGGACGCCCAGCCGGCCCGAGGTCATCGAACGGCTCGACAACGAGGGCCTGCTGCCCGCCATCACGTTCATCTTCAGCCGCGCCGCCTGCGAGGCCGCCGTACAGCAGTGCCTGTTCGCGGGGCTGCGGCTCAACGACGAGGAGGCGCGGGGCAAGGTGCGCGCCCTCGTCGAGGAGCGCACCGCCTCCATCCCGACCGAGGATCTCCACGTCCTGGGCTACTACGAGTGGCTGGAAGGCCTGGAACGCGGTATCGCCGCCCACCACGCGGGCATGCTGCCGACGTTCAAGGAGGTCGTCGAGGAGCTGTTCGTCCGCGGGCTGGTGAAGGCCGTGTTCGCGACCGAGACGCTCGCGCTGGGCATCAACATGCCCGCCCGCTCGGTGGTACTGGAGAAGCTCGTCAAGTGGAACGGCGAGCAGCACGCCGACATCACCCCCGGCGAGTACACGCAGCTCACCGGCCGTGCGGGCCGGCGTGGCATCGACGTCGAAGGTCACGCGGTCGTGCTGTGGCAGCGCGGCAGCAGCCCCGAGCACCTCGCGGGCCTGGCCGGCACCCGCACCTACCCGCTGCGCTCCAGCTTCAAGCCGTCGTACAACATGGCGGTCAACCTGGTCGAGCAGTTCGGGCGGCACCGCTCGCGCGAGCTCCTCGAGACGTCCTTCGCGCAGTTCCAGGCCGACAAGTCGGTGGTCGGGATCTCGCGTCAGGTGCAGCGCAACGAGGAAGGGCTGGAGGGCTACAAGGAGTCCATGACCTGCCACCTCGGCGACTTCGACGAGTACGCGCGGCTGCGCCGCGAACTCTCCGACCGCGAGACCGAGCTGGCCCGGCAGGGCGCCACCGAACGTCGGGCCGAGGCGGCCGTCGCGCTGGAGAAGCTCAAGCCCGGTGACATCATCCACGTCCCCACCGGCAAGTTCGCGGGCCTGGCCCTCGTGCTGGATCCGGGGCTGCCCGCCGGGCGTTCCAACGGCCACCGCGGCTTCGAGCAGCACGACGGCCCGCGCCCCCTGGTGCTGACCGCCGAGCGGCAGGTCAAGCGGCTGGCCTCGATGGACTTCCCGGTGCCCGTCGAGGCGTTCGAGCGGATGCGGATCCCCAAGTCGTTCAACCCGCGGTCCCCGCAGTCGCGTCGGGACCTCGCGTCCGCGCTGCGCACCAAGGCCGGGCACGTTCCGCCGGAGCGGGCCCGCAAGAAGCGGGCCCAGGCCGCCGACGACCGGGAGATCGCCCGGCTGCGCACCGCGATCCGCGCCCACCCCTGCCACGGCTGCAGCGACCGCGAGGACCATGCGCGTTGGGCCGAGCGCTACCACCGGCTGCTGCGGGACACCTCGCAGCTGGAGCGGCGCATCGAGGGGCGTACGAACACCATCGCCCGCACCTTCGACCGGATCGTCGCGCTGCTGACCGAGCTGGACTATCTGCGCGGTGACGAGGTCACCGTGCACGGCAAGCGGCTGGCCCGGCTGTACGGCGAACTCGACCTGCTGTCCAGCGAATGCCTGCGCGCCGGCGTCTGGGAAGGCCTCGCCCCCGCGGAACTGGCCGCCTGCGTCTCGGCGTTGGTGTTCGAGTCGAGGTCCAGCGACGACGCGACGGCGCCCAAGCTGCCTGCCGGCAAGGCGAAGGCCGCGCTCGGTGAGATGGTCCGGATTTGGGGCCGTCTGGACGCCCTGGAGGAGGACTTCCGGATCACCCAGACCGAGGGCGTCGGCCAGCGCGAGCCTGACCTCGGCTTCGCCTGGGCCGCCTACATGTGGGCGTCCGGCAAGGGGCTCGACGAGGTGCTGCGCGAGGTGGAGATGCCGGCCGGTGACTTCGT
- the tatC gene encoding twin-arginine translocase subunit TatC — protein MLKSARKQEKDPEGRMPLAEHLRELRNRLVKSLLAIVVTTIVAAFFYKDIIQFFTDPILQAVGCKYSFAELQNTDNTQCARIVQNGLLSPFTLALTVSLSSGVALAAPVWLYQFWAFVAPGLHRSEKRYGLAFVGAGFPLFLTGAYFAYWSLPKMATVMLEFSIIGSDNQLPLDELLQLIMRMIIVFGLSFEMPLLLVMLNFGGVLSGKKMAGWWRGMIMGITLFAAIATPSTDPISMLALAGPIWIMYFGATAIALVNDRRRAARAAAGPADDEASELDLTPEDIGEIEPVTTRRGLPEQANGHPVTSTDLEDIT, from the coding sequence TTGCTGAAGTCCGCCCGCAAGCAGGAGAAGGACCCCGAGGGGCGGATGCCCCTCGCTGAGCATCTGCGAGAGTTGCGCAATCGCCTGGTGAAGAGTCTCCTGGCGATCGTCGTCACCACGATCGTCGCAGCCTTCTTCTACAAGGACATCATCCAGTTCTTCACGGATCCCATCCTGCAGGCCGTGGGGTGCAAGTACAGCTTCGCCGAGCTGCAGAACACCGACAACACCCAGTGCGCGCGCATCGTGCAGAACGGTCTGCTCAGCCCGTTCACCCTCGCCCTGACCGTTTCGCTGTCCTCGGGTGTGGCGCTCGCCGCCCCGGTGTGGCTCTACCAGTTCTGGGCGTTCGTGGCGCCGGGTCTGCACCGCAGCGAGAAGCGGTACGGCCTCGCCTTCGTGGGTGCGGGTTTCCCGCTGTTCCTCACCGGCGCGTACTTCGCCTACTGGTCCCTGCCCAAGATGGCGACGGTGATGCTGGAGTTCTCCATCATCGGAAGCGACAACCAGCTTCCCCTGGACGAACTCCTGCAGCTGATCATGCGGATGATCATCGTCTTCGGCCTCTCCTTCGAAATGCCGCTGCTCCTGGTGATGCTGAACTTCGGCGGCGTGCTCTCGGGCAAGAAGATGGCCGGCTGGTGGCGCGGCATGATCATGGGCATCACCCTGTTCGCCGCGATCGCCACCCCCAGCACCGACCCGATCTCCATGCTGGCGCTGGCGGGCCCCATCTGGATCATGTACTTCGGCGCGACGGCCATCGCCCTGGTCAACGACAGGCGCCGGGCCGCCCGCGCCGCCGCGGGTCCGGCGGACGACGAGGCGTCGGAGCTGGACCTGACGCCGGAGGACATCGGCGAGATCGAGCCGGTGACCACGCGACGCGGCCTGCCGGAACAGGCCAACGGCCACCCGGTGACCTCGACGGATCTCGAAGACATCACCTGA
- the tatA gene encoding Sec-independent protein translocase subunit TatA: protein MFGRLGAPEIILILVVVILLFGAKKLPDMARSLGKSARILKSEAKAMKDDGNSTATPAGPPNTDEQSPSQRTIQASPGDVTSSRPVTEPTDTTKR from the coding sequence ATGTTCGGAAGGCTCGGCGCCCCCGAGATCATTCTCATCCTCGTCGTCGTCATCCTGCTGTTCGGCGCGAAGAAGCTTCCCGACATGGCGCGCTCGCTCGGCAAGTCCGCTCGCATCCTCAAGAGCGAGGCCAAGGCGATGAAGGACGACGGCAACAGCACGGCCACCCCGGCCGGCCCGCCCAACACCGACGAGCAGTCCCCCTCGCAGCGCACGATCCAGGCCTCGCCCGGTGACGTGACCAGCTCACGCCCGGTCACCGAGCCCACGGACACGACGAAGCGCTGA